A part of Perca fluviatilis chromosome 15, GENO_Pfluv_1.0, whole genome shotgun sequence genomic DNA contains:
- the timm29 gene encoding mitochondrial import inner membrane translocase subunit Tim29 isoform X1 — MASLRVARRMFCAAAETAAAPVTSSRWERLKNSKAGSWCRGLVSDYKEACREVVVGSWERPVKASAYATLLGGAWACFYTKPDRSSFDATLLEFSNQLGLLSPWIRNGTSDGHVQSLVKLRNEGRLRHASLGLLSLVYSADYDADATLYEAQCSNLSVPWRELPRRILDVGFVGRWWVLDSKMKNFDVNEDEFKNLPPHMQATSPPSVQEVERSERLHKESWLALTMEEEEKEPDAVDRKEESVSEEGQTQALKEEQTQA, encoded by the exons ATGGCTTCGTTGCGTGTGGCGAGGAGGATGTTCTGCGCGGCGGCAGAAACGGCAGCAGCTCCGGTCACAAGCAGCAGATGGGAAAGGCTGAAAAACAGTAAAGCGG GTTCGTGGTGTCGCGGCCTGGTCTCGGACTACAAAGAGGCATGTCGGGAGGTGGTCGTGGGCTCGTGGGAGCGACCGGTCAAAGCCTCGGCGTACGCCACTCTGCTGGGCGGGGCCTGGGCCTGTTTCTACACAAAACCCGACCGCTCGTCCTTTGACGCCACCCTGCTGGAGTTCTCCAACCAGCTGGGCCTGCTGTCGCCGTGGATCCGCAACGGGACCTCGGACGGCCACGTGCAGAGCCTGGTGAAGCTTCGCAACGAGGGCCGGCTCCGCCACGCCAGCCTGGGTCTCCTCTCCCTGGTCTACAGCGCCGACTACGACGCGGACGCCACGCTGTACGAAGCCCAGTGCTCCAACCTGTCGGTGCCCTGGAGGGAGCTCCCTCGGCGGATCCTGGATGTGGGCTTCGTCGGCCGCTGGTGGGTGCTGGACTCAAAGATGAAGAACTTTGACGTGAACGAGGACGAGTTCAAGAACCTGCCGCCGCACATGCAGGCGACGTCGCCGCCCAGCGTTCAGGAGGTGGAAAGGAGCGAGAGGCTGCACAAAGAGTCGTGGTTAGCACTGAcaatggaggaagaggagaaagaaccTGATGCGGTGGACAGAAAGGAGGAGAGTGTCAGCGAAGAGGGCCAAACGCAAGCACTGAAAGAGGAACAGACTCAAGCGTAA
- the timm29 gene encoding mitochondrial import inner membrane translocase subunit Tim29 isoform X2, whose protein sequence is MVFVEGSWCRGLVSDYKEACREVVVGSWERPVKASAYATLLGGAWACFYTKPDRSSFDATLLEFSNQLGLLSPWIRNGTSDGHVQSLVKLRNEGRLRHASLGLLSLVYSADYDADATLYEAQCSNLSVPWRELPRRILDVGFVGRWWVLDSKMKNFDVNEDEFKNLPPHMQATSPPSVQEVERSERLHKESWLALTMEEEEKEPDAVDRKEESVSEEGQTQALKEEQTQA, encoded by the exons ATGGTGTTTGTAGAAG GTTCGTGGTGTCGCGGCCTGGTCTCGGACTACAAAGAGGCATGTCGGGAGGTGGTCGTGGGCTCGTGGGAGCGACCGGTCAAAGCCTCGGCGTACGCCACTCTGCTGGGCGGGGCCTGGGCCTGTTTCTACACAAAACCCGACCGCTCGTCCTTTGACGCCACCCTGCTGGAGTTCTCCAACCAGCTGGGCCTGCTGTCGCCGTGGATCCGCAACGGGACCTCGGACGGCCACGTGCAGAGCCTGGTGAAGCTTCGCAACGAGGGCCGGCTCCGCCACGCCAGCCTGGGTCTCCTCTCCCTGGTCTACAGCGCCGACTACGACGCGGACGCCACGCTGTACGAAGCCCAGTGCTCCAACCTGTCGGTGCCCTGGAGGGAGCTCCCTCGGCGGATCCTGGATGTGGGCTTCGTCGGCCGCTGGTGGGTGCTGGACTCAAAGATGAAGAACTTTGACGTGAACGAGGACGAGTTCAAGAACCTGCCGCCGCACATGCAGGCGACGTCGCCGCCCAGCGTTCAGGAGGTGGAAAGGAGCGAGAGGCTGCACAAAGAGTCGTGGTTAGCACTGAcaatggaggaagaggagaaagaaccTGATGCGGTGGACAGAAAGGAGGAGAGTGTCAGCGAAGAGGGCCAAACGCAAGCACTGAAAGAGGAACAGACTCAAGCGTAA
- the yipf2 gene encoding protein YIPF2, protein MASPNDLQFQEFEEAAELLSADPGASTLSMSASNTSTPAAATVGGEDVKLDLSEDEEGREESSELLGGQKPSGGFWTFEYYQSFFNVDTVQVLDRVKGSVMPLPGRNFVKHHLRSNPDLYGPFWICVTLVFSVAISGNLSTFLSELGNPSYHYRPQFHRVTIAAVVIFMYAWLVPIGVWGFLTWRQGAERQIGGYSFLETVCVYGYSLSIYIPTSVLWIIPFEWLRWTLILVAMVISGSVLVLTFWPVVREDTKAMAVATVVTILVLHTLLAVGCKMYFFQMAVHVPTTAPTSHPVPITMATKAY, encoded by the exons ATGGCCAGTCCTAATGATCTACAATTCCAAG AGTTTGAGGAAGCGGCGGAGCTGTTGTCTGCGGACCCGGGGGCCTCCACGCTCAGCATGTCTGCCTCAAACACCAGCactccagcagcagcaacgGTAGGAGGGGAGGATGTGAAACTAGACCTCTCGGAGGATGAGGAGGGCCGGGAGGAGAGCTCAGAG cTATTAGGAGGACAGAAACCAAGTGGTGGCTTCTGGACCTTTGAGTACTATCAGTCCTTCTTCAACGTGGACACAGTGCAG GTTCTGGACAGAGTTAAGGGCTCAGTGATGCCATTACCTGGAAGAAACTTTGTCAAACACCACCTTAGGAGTAACCCAGATCTGTATG GTCCATTCTGGATCTGTGTGACTCTGGTGTTCTCGGTAGCGATCAGCGGGAACTTGTCCACCTTCCTCAGCGAGCTGGGAAACCCCTCGTACCACTACAGACCACAGTTCCACAGAG TGACCATAGCTGCAGTAGTGATCTTCATGTACGCCTGGCTGGTGCCGATCGGCGTCTGGGGTTTCCTGACCTGGCGGCAAGGGGCCGAGAGGCAGATCGGAGGCTATTCCTTCCTGGAGACGGTGTGTGTCTACGGCTACTCCCTCTCCATCTATATCCCCACCTCG GTTCTCTGGATCATTCCATTTGAGTGGTTGCGCTGGACACTGATCCTGGTTGCCATGGTGATCTCCGGCTCCGTCCTGGTCCTCACCTTTTGGCCTGTTGTCCGGGAGGACACCAAGGCGATGGCGGTGGCGACAGTTGTGACCATCTTGGTTCTGCACACGCTGCTGGCCGTCGGCTGCAAG aTGTACTTCTTCCAGATGGCGGTCCATGTACCGACAACGGCCCCTACAAGCCACCCGGTTCCCATAACCATGGCCACCAAAGCCTACTGA